In the Flavisolibacter tropicus genome, one interval contains:
- a CDS encoding DUF4476 domain-containing protein, with amino-acid sequence MRKILFTLSFFVALCAFAAPPRGGKLTIYSHDKSTIRITIDGRRYPLEYNMLVLNDVEPGNHTIKITEVQASGYNVPTNREKVLYNGSVYVRSNYHVDIVINRYGKTLIDEMDINSSSYNEEVYDNDGDYNYGNAISDLDFDALKRSLQQEKFTSNRMAKAKTAISSNYFKTEQVRQMAQLFSFEDDKMQLVKQAYPKTVDRTNYYQLSDIFSFSSSKDALTRFIQENSSNYDNGTTSKTVISDVDFNRVKSNIQASYSDATKLTAAKQAIDGYYFTASQVKDIVLMFSYDANRLDIAKYAYGRTVNQPDYMLYLGDAFASRTSKDELTRYIANYR; translated from the coding sequence ATGAGAAAAATACTATTTACCCTTTCTTTTTTTGTTGCACTTTGTGCTTTTGCTGCGCCCCCACGTGGAGGAAAGCTGACCATTTATAGCCATGATAAATCCACTATTCGTATTACTATTGACGGCAGACGTTATCCTTTAGAATATAATATGCTGGTGTTAAATGATGTGGAGCCAGGCAATCATACCATTAAAATAACCGAGGTGCAAGCATCTGGTTACAATGTACCCACCAACCGCGAGAAAGTATTGTATAATGGTTCTGTTTACGTCCGCTCTAACTATCACGTAGATATTGTGATCAATCGCTATGGTAAAACGTTGATTGATGAAATGGATATCAACAGCAGTAGCTATAACGAAGAAGTGTATGATAACGACGGTGATTATAATTACGGAAATGCCATTTCTGATCTTGACTTTGATGCCTTGAAAAGAAGCCTGCAACAGGAGAAGTTTACGTCTAACCGAATGGCAAAAGCTAAAACCGCTATCAGCAGCAACTACTTTAAAACGGAGCAGGTAAGACAGATGGCGCAGCTTTTTTCTTTTGAGGATGATAAAATGCAATTGGTAAAGCAAGCCTATCCAAAGACGGTAGATCGCACGAACTATTATCAATTATCTGACATATTCTCTTTTAGTTCCAGTAAAGACGCATTGACTCGCTTTATACAAGAGAATAGCAGTAACTATGATAATGGTACAACAAGTAAGACTGTTATTAGTGATGTTGATTTCAATAGAGTGAAAAGCAATATACAGGCATCCTATTCAGATGCCACTAAATTAACAGCTGCAAAGCAAGCGATTGACGGATACTACTTTACTGCATCTCAAGTGAAAGATATCGTATTGATGTTCTCTTATGATGCCAATAGACTGGATATTGCCAAGTATGCCTATGGTAGAACCGTAAACCAGCCTGATTATATGTTGTATTTGGGCGACGCCTTTGCTTCACGTACCAGCAAAGATGAACTGACCCGTTATATTGCAAACTATCGCTAG
- a CDS encoding DUF4476 domain-containing protein yields MKAIFTFLFATSIATSAFAYNEGKLTITLASKSNMQVVVDGRAYQQNDNSIVLNDVQPGNHRIQIYKAYRNGNGNGRGRNDRNELLYATTVQVKPNYHVDVMVNRFGKALVDEQALRSNGRWNDDDDWYGDNNSGGYNNNGDYNNKYNQAMSESAFNQFLQQVKTQWFNNGKMNTAKDGLSRNYFATSQVRQVLQLFSSENDKLELAKLAYRNTVDQRSYYQLYDVFSFQSTKDELDRYIKDYRY; encoded by the coding sequence ATGAAAGCCATTTTTACTTTTTTATTCGCTACAAGCATTGCTACGTCTGCCTTTGCTTACAATGAAGGCAAGTTGACCATTACGTTGGCATCCAAAAGCAATATGCAAGTGGTTGTGGATGGACGTGCGTATCAGCAAAATGACAACTCAATTGTCCTAAACGATGTACAACCGGGCAATCACCGCATCCAGATTTACAAGGCCTATCGAAATGGCAATGGTAATGGACGTGGCCGAAATGACCGCAATGAACTGTTGTATGCTACTACAGTGCAGGTAAAGCCTAATTACCATGTTGATGTAATGGTGAACCGTTTTGGTAAAGCGTTGGTTGATGAACAAGCCTTACGATCTAACGGCCGCTGGAATGATGATGATGACTGGTATGGTGATAACAATAGCGGGGGCTATAATAACAATGGGGATTATAATAATAAATATAACCAGGCCATGAGTGAGAGCGCCTTTAACCAGTTTCTGCAACAGGTGAAAACCCAGTGGTTTAATAACGGTAAGATGAATACAGCTAAAGACGGCCTGAGCCGAAACTATTTTGCCACATCACAGGTAAGACAAGTGTTGCAGTTGTTCTCATCTGAAAACGACAAGCTGGAGCTGGCTAAGCTGGCTTATCGCAATACGGTTGATCAGCGTTCCTACTACCAGCTTTATGATGTGTTCAGTTTTCAGAGTACAAAAGATGAACTGGACCGTTATATAAAAGATTATCGCTATTGA